In one Parageobacillus genomosp. 1 genomic region, the following are encoded:
- a CDS encoding YncE family protein, whose protein sequence is MRKARLFLLILGLFLVYGCEKATFPAVPKRPQILISVNVSDESVEFFDAKTGSALAEWKVKKPIQGAALLRDQRTLLLYGNELDRVYLYDTKTGKATQEWQTGKGIVHALVSNKGDAVFLADDRQNAIRIFKENGQEAGKIAVGDKPLTLLQNDAGTLLYVIDFRNTKAYIVQVDKRRVVRTFSVPKFAVGGLLREKEGELWIGGHGSGNTVETNIHIYSASTGALVKTVKAPVMPVSFAETREGIYALSHGSSTLRKWDDSGKLESSVIVGANPFTMIGANERLYIASYDSDEIYVVDERTMKIIARWKTRKGPFQLLMAEGE, encoded by the coding sequence GTGAGGAAAGCGCGCCTATTTCTTCTTATATTGGGGCTGTTCTTGGTGTATGGATGTGAAAAAGCAACATTTCCGGCGGTTCCAAAGCGGCCGCAAATATTAATTAGCGTCAATGTGAGCGATGAAAGTGTCGAATTTTTCGATGCGAAAACAGGGTCGGCCCTGGCGGAATGGAAGGTGAAAAAACCGATTCAAGGCGCCGCGCTGCTTCGCGATCAGCGAACATTGCTGCTATATGGCAATGAGCTAGATCGTGTTTACCTGTATGATACCAAGACCGGAAAGGCAACACAGGAATGGCAAACGGGAAAAGGAATTGTTCATGCGCTCGTATCGAATAAAGGGGATGCTGTTTTTTTGGCGGACGATCGGCAAAACGCCATCCGTATCTTTAAGGAAAATGGACAGGAGGCTGGGAAAATCGCAGTAGGCGACAAGCCGCTGACTTTATTGCAAAACGATGCAGGGACGCTTCTGTATGTCATTGACTTTCGCAACACAAAAGCGTATATCGTTCAAGTCGACAAACGGCGGGTAGTTCGGACGTTTTCTGTTCCGAAATTTGCCGTTGGCGGCTTGCTACGTGAGAAAGAAGGGGAATTATGGATTGGAGGCCACGGAAGCGGCAACACCGTGGAAACGAATATTCATATTTACTCGGCTAGCACAGGAGCGTTGGTCAAAACGGTAAAAGCGCCCGTGATGCCTGTAAGTTTTGCGGAAACAAGAGAAGGAATTTATGCTTTAAGCCATGGCTCAAGTACGCTACGGAAATGGGATGATTCAGGAAAATTGGAATCATCGGTCATCGTAGGGGCGAATCCGTTTACCATGATTGGGGCAAATGAACGGCTATATATTGCTAGTTATGATAGTGATGAAATATATGTTGTGGACGAGCGTACGATGAAAATAATCGCTCGATGGAAAACAAGGAAAGGTCCGTTTCAATTGTTGATGGCGGAAGGAGAATGA
- a CDS encoding hydroxypyruvate isomerase family protein, with the protein MNEFAVNISTIFTEMPFLQRFQKAREYGFSFVECQFPYEYPIERIRDELYQHQLSLVLINLPPGNWEKGERGLAIFPDRADEFRRSVEEGIRYATELNVPYVHCMAGVLPNDLEREKAKETYMRHLHDAAKQMAQHSLTLLIEPINPFDMPNYFLTDVDEAVSIIKEIGLANIKLQYDFYHMQRTRGNLIATFDVYFDWIAHVQIADVPGRHEPGTGEVRYEYVFQFLKERGYSGAVGLEYIPSNHSEQSFQWMNDYML; encoded by the coding sequence ATGAACGAGTTTGCTGTTAACATATCAACTATTTTTACAGAAATGCCGTTTTTACAACGATTTCAAAAAGCAAGAGAGTACGGTTTTTCGTTCGTGGAGTGCCAGTTTCCATACGAATATCCTATCGAACGCATTCGCGACGAGCTTTATCAGCACCAATTGTCTCTCGTATTAATCAATTTGCCGCCGGGAAATTGGGAGAAAGGAGAGAGAGGATTAGCGATTTTTCCCGATAGGGCGGATGAGTTTCGGCGGTCCGTCGAAGAAGGAATTCGGTACGCAACCGAGCTAAACGTGCCTTATGTTCATTGTATGGCGGGCGTGCTTCCAAATGATTTAGAACGGGAGAAAGCGAAAGAGACGTACATGCGTCATTTGCATGATGCGGCAAAGCAAATGGCCCAGCATTCTCTGACGCTGTTAATCGAACCGATTAATCCGTTTGATATGCCGAACTATTTTTTAACGGACGTGGATGAAGCCGTGTCGATCATTAAAGAGATTGGGCTGGCCAACATCAAACTGCAATATGATTTTTACCATATGCAGCGCACGCGAGGAAACTTAATCGCAACGTTTGATGTCTATTTTGATTGGATTGCCCATGTGCAAATTGCCGATGTGCCGGGGCGCCATGAGCCAGGAACGGGGGAAGTCCGCTACGAATACGTGTTTCAGTTTTTAAAAGAACGTGGCTATAGCGGAGCGGTAGGGCTCGAATATATTCCATCGAACCACAGCGAGCAGAGTTTTCAATGGATGAACGATTACATGCTCTAA
- a CDS encoding sensor histidine kinase — protein sequence MRRNTLTLEQKIWLMISLGVILTVSFSSFLLDYFYQKLYVDKVEQTLLQEGRWLASDYRGGAVSETFRKQIEWYDKKSTAEVMLVNNPRELSACLPFDINYQSLISGKDRAKLLNGETVTKIGYEKRFHRKIMGVIVPLLDGYRLQGVIYLYIPLASIQELTKDVAMIWLPLAALFVFVLLFAGKRLVRHITGPLKEMEEVAYHMSQGNYEAQIPVRTNDEIGRLAKAFNVMAKAIAEEDMRKREFLANVSHELRTPLSYVKGYSEAVLQGLVKTKEEERKYVQLIHREAGRMERLVRDLLDLAQLEGNSVPLKKTPLVFAQVIEDTAVKYEPFLQKKQITLNMELDHDIILEGDADRLEQVVQNLLDNAVRYTPTAGKIDIQLKKVGTTSCQLIIRDSGKGVPKEKLPLLGQRFFRVDQARTRKEGGTGLGLAIVKQIISLHDGTISFFSEEGKGMEVVVQLPIYAE from the coding sequence ATGCGGCGAAACACGCTGACATTAGAGCAAAAAATATGGTTGATGATTAGCCTTGGCGTTATTTTGACCGTATCGTTTTCCTCTTTTTTATTAGATTATTTCTATCAAAAACTATACGTAGATAAAGTAGAACAGACGCTGCTCCAAGAAGGAAGATGGTTGGCATCCGATTATCGCGGCGGTGCGGTTAGCGAAACATTCCGCAAACAAATTGAATGGTATGATAAAAAATCAACGGCCGAAGTGATGCTAGTGAACAACCCACGCGAATTAAGCGCTTGCCTGCCGTTTGATATTAACTATCAATCGTTGATTAGCGGAAAGGATCGCGCAAAGTTATTGAACGGCGAGACGGTGACAAAGATCGGCTACGAAAAGCGATTTCACCGCAAAATTATGGGAGTGATTGTTCCGCTTTTAGATGGCTATCGCCTGCAAGGGGTGATTTACCTTTACATCCCGCTTGCAAGCATTCAAGAGTTAACGAAAGATGTCGCGATGATTTGGCTTCCGCTCGCAGCATTGTTTGTCTTTGTTCTTCTTTTCGCTGGAAAGCGGCTCGTCCGCCATATAACCGGTCCGCTAAAGGAGATGGAAGAGGTTGCTTATCATATGTCGCAAGGAAACTATGAAGCGCAAATTCCGGTGCGGACGAACGATGAAATAGGCAGACTGGCGAAAGCGTTCAATGTCATGGCGAAAGCAATTGCGGAAGAAGATATGCGAAAGCGCGAGTTTTTAGCAAACGTTTCCCATGAATTGCGGACGCCATTAAGCTATGTGAAAGGATATAGCGAAGCGGTATTGCAAGGATTAGTGAAGACGAAGGAAGAGGAAAGAAAGTATGTGCAGCTGATTCATCGGGAAGCGGGCCGAATGGAGAGGCTTGTCCGTGATTTGCTTGATTTGGCGCAATTAGAAGGTAATAGTGTGCCACTAAAAAAAACACCGCTTGTATTTGCGCAAGTGATCGAAGATACGGCCGTAAAATACGAACCGTTTTTACAAAAAAAACAAATTACTCTTAACATGGAATTAGATCACGACATTATTTTGGAAGGGGATGCCGACCGGCTTGAACAAGTCGTGCAAAACCTTTTAGATAATGCTGTTCGTTATACCCCAACCGCCGGAAAGATCGATATACAATTGAAAAAAGTTGGCACTACGAGTTGTCAGCTTATCATTCGTGATTCAGGAAAAGGAGTTCCAAAAGAAAAGCTGCCGCTTCTTGGACAACGCTTTTTCCGTGTCGATCAGGCACGTACGAGAAAGGAAGGCGGTACAGGATTAGGTTTGGCGATTGTCAAACAAATTATTTCCCTTCACGATGGAACGATTTCGTTTTTCAGTGAAGAAGGGAAAGGAATGGAAGTGGTGGTTCAGCTTCCGATATACGCCGAGTAA
- a CDS encoding aldehyde dehydrogenase, which translates to MRELLEKKRQYFQAGETKSVEFRLKQLEKLKKAIEMHENEIIDTIYAELNKPPLEAYSMEIGFVYKEISFIMKHLRKWTRPKRVKTPLTHAGAKSFIYPEPYGVSLIIAPWNYPFQLTIVPLVGAIAAGNCAVVKPSEYTPRMSSLLKMIIEETFPSDYISVVEGGVDVSIELLKLRFDHIFFTGSVPVGKIVMEAASKHLTPVTLELGGKSPVIVDQTANIDLAAKRIVWGKFSNAGQTCIAPDYALIHDEVKDALIEKMKHYIRAFYGDMPEMSGHYAKIVSERHTKRLVSFLQDGTIVHGGRYNIAQQWMEPTIIEKVDVNASIMQEEIFGPILPVFSFTNIDEAIHFIQRYEKPLALYLFSEDRRVQQAVLERVSFGGGCINDTLMHIATPYLPFGGVGQSGFGAYHGKASFDAFSHYKSILKQTTVWDIAVRYPNYPKAFQWVKRLLK; encoded by the coding sequence ATGAGGGAACTGCTTGAAAAAAAACGGCAATATTTTCAAGCAGGGGAAACAAAATCAGTGGAATTTCGCCTAAAGCAGCTTGAAAAGTTAAAAAAAGCGATCGAAATGCATGAAAACGAGATTATCGATACCATCTACGCGGAGCTGAATAAGCCGCCGCTGGAAGCGTACAGCATGGAAATTGGTTTCGTATATAAGGAAATCAGCTTTATAATGAAGCATTTACGAAAGTGGACAAGGCCGAAGCGGGTAAAAACGCCGCTGACGCATGCAGGAGCGAAAAGCTTTATTTATCCGGAGCCGTACGGAGTTAGCCTTATCATCGCACCGTGGAACTATCCGTTTCAATTGACGATCGTACCGTTAGTCGGTGCCATTGCCGCGGGAAACTGCGCTGTTGTGAAGCCGTCGGAATATACGCCGCGCATGTCGTCACTTTTAAAAATGATCATTGAAGAAACGTTTCCAAGCGATTATATTTCCGTTGTCGAAGGGGGAGTGGACGTTAGCATCGAACTGTTGAAGCTGCGATTTGACCATATTTTTTTTACCGGAAGCGTTCCGGTCGGAAAAATTGTAATGGAGGCGGCTAGCAAGCATCTCACACCGGTTACGCTCGAGCTAGGCGGAAAAAGTCCGGTGATCGTTGATCAGACAGCAAATATTGATCTCGCGGCAAAGCGGATTGTTTGGGGGAAATTCTCGAACGCTGGTCAAACGTGCATCGCTCCGGATTATGCGCTAATACATGATGAAGTGAAAGACGCATTGATAGAAAAAATGAAACACTACATTCGTGCGTTTTACGGTGATATGCCGGAAATGAGCGGACATTACGCCAAAATAGTCAGCGAACGTCACACAAAGCGGCTCGTTTCCTTTTTGCAAGACGGAACAATCGTACACGGCGGCCGCTACAATATTGCCCAACAATGGATGGAGCCGACGATCATCGAGAAAGTTGACGTAAATGCTTCTATTATGCAAGAGGAAATTTTCGGCCCGATTTTGCCGGTTTTTTCGTTTACGAACATCGACGAAGCAATCCACTTTATCCAACGTTACGAAAAACCGCTGGCACTATATTTGTTTTCGGAGGATCGCCGCGTGCAACAAGCGGTGTTGGAGCGAGTTAGTTTCGGCGGTGGCTGCATTAACGATACGCTCATGCATATTGCGACGCCGTATTTGCCGTTCGGCGGCGTCGGACAAAGTGGGTTTGGGGCGTATCACGGCAAAGCGAGCTTTGACGCTTTTTCCCATTATAAAAGCATCCTCAAACAAACGACCGTATGGGATATCGCTGTGCGCTATCCAAATTACCCGAAGGCGTTTCAATGGGTAAAACGGTTGCTGAAATAA
- a CDS encoding NAD(P)-dependent oxidoreductase: protein MKIGFIGTGVMGSRMVKRLLAAGYDVIVYNRSAEKAVPLLELGAERADSIAKLAQCSDVICTCLSMPDDVIDVYLRKGGVIESARPGIICLDFTTVGPDTSRTVANEAEEKGIYFLDAPVSGGPEGAEQGTLTIMVGGAKSAWEQALPLLNVLGETVEYLGESGAGSAAKLINQYLVAVHSVAASEAMVAGVAFGLDAQQLYRILKASYGDSRMLRRHMEQYVLPRRFAPGGAVKYVHKDVRLANELMKEMGMKQFLGQMAEAAFSLAMQQGLSDLDMSAVIQPLEQRCNVTVKKGE from the coding sequence ATGAAAATTGGATTCATTGGCACGGGAGTCATGGGATCGAGAATGGTCAAACGGCTGCTTGCGGCTGGGTATGACGTCATTGTATACAACCGCTCTGCGGAGAAAGCGGTGCCGCTATTGGAGCTTGGAGCGGAAAGAGCGGATAGTATTGCGAAGCTGGCGCAATGTTCGGATGTGATTTGCACTTGTCTATCGATGCCGGATGATGTCATCGATGTTTATTTGCGCAAAGGCGGTGTGATCGAAAGCGCCAGGCCGGGTATAATTTGCCTTGATTTTACGACAGTAGGACCGGACACGAGCAGAACGGTTGCGAACGAAGCGGAAGAAAAGGGGATATATTTTTTAGATGCACCGGTAAGCGGCGGGCCGGAAGGAGCGGAGCAAGGAACGCTGACGATTATGGTTGGCGGGGCGAAGTCGGCTTGGGAACAAGCGTTGCCGCTTCTGAACGTCCTTGGCGAAACAGTCGAATATTTAGGGGAAAGCGGGGCGGGCAGTGCGGCTAAACTTATTAATCAATATCTTGTTGCCGTTCATTCCGTCGCCGCATCCGAGGCGATGGTTGCCGGGGTCGCATTTGGACTCGACGCACAGCAGCTCTATCGCATTTTGAAAGCAAGCTACGGGGATAGCCGCATGCTGCGCCGGCATATGGAACAATATGTGTTGCCGCGTCGTTTTGCGCCGGGCGGAGCAGTAAAGTATGTACATAAAGATGTTCGTTTGGCCAACGAGCTGATGAAGGAAATGGGCATGAAGCAATTTTTAGGGCAAATGGCGGAAGCAGCATTTTCCCTTGCCATGCAACAGGGGCTGTCCGATTTAGATATGTCTGCGGTCATTCAGCCGCTCGAACAACGATGCAACGTGACGGTTAAAAAAGGAGAATGA
- a CDS encoding Bax inhibitor-1/YccA family protein: MNYSTTYSSSPIAKLTVTFLAALAVATGGLYVGQWIPAALHLPLAMLEIVLLLVMIFSRSKKAVGYPLMYSFMLVSGATLYPLIGYYISVIGADAVLKAFALAVVSFSGVAIYAAKTKEDFSFLGGFLILGAFALLGLLIIQWFIPFSSVGQMGIAALGILIFLGFTIYDINRLARYGFTEADIPMIVVNIYLDFINLFVYILRFFASDED; the protein is encoded by the coding sequence TTGAATTACTCAACAACGTATTCATCTAGTCCCATTGCTAAACTAACAGTTACATTTTTAGCAGCACTGGCAGTGGCAACAGGGGGTCTTTACGTCGGACAATGGATTCCGGCAGCGCTGCATTTGCCGCTTGCGATGCTGGAGATCGTTTTGCTGCTTGTGATGATTTTTTCCCGCAGCAAAAAAGCGGTCGGCTATCCGCTTATGTACAGCTTTATGCTCGTATCTGGCGCAACGCTCTATCCGCTGATCGGCTATTATATTTCCGTTATCGGCGCCGATGCGGTGCTGAAGGCATTTGCGCTGGCGGTCGTCTCATTTTCCGGCGTGGCCATTTACGCGGCAAAAACGAAAGAAGATTTTTCGTTTCTTGGCGGCTTTTTAATATTAGGCGCGTTTGCGCTGCTTGGGCTTTTAATCATTCAATGGTTTATTCCGTTTTCCAGCGTCGGTCAAATGGGAATCGCTGCCTTAGGGATTCTCATTTTCCTTGGTTTTACGATTTACGATATCAACCGCCTTGCCCGCTACGGTTTTACGGAGGCGGACATTCCGATGATTGTCGTCAACATTTATCTTGACTTTATTAACTTGTTTGTTTATATTTTGCGCTTTTTTGCCAGCGATGAAGATTGA
- a CDS encoding response regulator transcription factor, which yields MEKKTVLIVDDEEDMRFLVRMYLENAGFSCLEAEDGDRALEVLEDVKVDAVLIDIMMPKMDGFALCERIRQQSDVPILFLTARGEEWDKVRGLKLGGDDYIVKPFSPGELIARIEAVMRRSYHAGNSGLSFGSLMIDERGRKVTVDGEPVILTLKEFDLLLFLAKHHGQVFSREELLAKVWGYDYTGNARTVDTHIKTLRMKLKQASDFIHTVWGIGYKFEVS from the coding sequence GTGGAGAAGAAAACAGTATTAATTGTAGATGACGAGGAAGATATGCGTTTTTTAGTCAGGATGTATTTAGAAAACGCCGGCTTTTCTTGTTTGGAAGCCGAAGATGGAGACCGGGCGCTGGAAGTGTTGGAAGATGTGAAAGTAGATGCCGTTTTAATTGACATTATGATGCCGAAAATGGATGGGTTTGCCTTATGCGAACGAATTCGCCAGCAATCGGACGTTCCTATTTTGTTTTTAACGGCAAGGGGAGAAGAATGGGATAAAGTAAGAGGTTTGAAGCTTGGCGGCGACGATTACATTGTGAAGCCGTTTAGTCCGGGAGAATTGATCGCTCGCATTGAAGCGGTGATGCGCCGTTCCTATCACGCCGGCAATAGCGGCCTTTCGTTTGGCTCGCTTATGATTGATGAAAGAGGAAGAAAAGTAACGGTAGATGGGGAGCCAGTGATTCTTACTTTAAAGGAATTCGACCTGCTTTTGTTTTTGGCAAAACATCACGGACAAGTATTTAGCCGCGAAGAGCTGCTCGCAAAAGTATGGGGATATGATTATACGGGAAATGCGCGAACGGTTGATACCCATATTAAAACGTTGCGCATGAAGCTAAAGCAGGCGAGCGATTTCATTCATACAGTCTGGGGAATTGGATATAAATTTGAGGTGTCGTAA
- the cysK gene encoding cysteine synthase A, with protein MKRYNSILDLIGNTPIVKLNRIPDPHGADVYMKLESFNPGGSVKDRAAFEMIRRAEQEGKIVPGKSTIIEPTSGNTGIGLAMVCAARGYRCIITMPDNATVERVKILKAYGAEVYLTPAEKRMQGAIDEANRLAAQIPDSFIPMQFENPANPDAHRHSTAREIFEAFDGKLDAFVLTAGTGGTVTGTGEELKKQIPHLRIYVVEPYGSPVLSGGKPGPHKIPGTGPGFIPKILNRDIYDDIFLIKDEDAQMMARRLAAEEGILVGASAAASAYYAVEVAKQLPKEARVLCMAPDSGERYLSSDLFAE; from the coding sequence ATGAAACGATACAACTCTATTTTAGACTTAATCGGCAATACGCCAATTGTCAAATTAAACCGCATTCCTGATCCGCATGGTGCGGATGTGTATATGAAACTAGAATCGTTTAACCCGGGAGGAAGCGTGAAAGACCGGGCAGCGTTTGAAATGATTCGGCGCGCGGAGCAAGAAGGAAAGATTGTGCCGGGGAAAAGCACGATTATCGAACCGACTTCAGGCAATACCGGAATCGGTTTGGCAATGGTATGTGCGGCTCGGGGCTATCGTTGCATTATCACGATGCCGGATAACGCAACGGTTGAGCGGGTAAAAATTTTAAAAGCATACGGGGCAGAAGTGTATTTAACGCCGGCGGAAAAACGGATGCAAGGAGCGATTGATGAGGCAAACCGGCTCGCTGCGCAAATCCCAGACAGCTTCATCCCGATGCAGTTTGAAAATCCGGCGAATCCCGATGCGCACCGCCATAGCACGGCACGGGAAATTTTTGAAGCGTTCGACGGCAAACTCGATGCGTTCGTATTAACAGCTGGTACTGGTGGAACGGTAACAGGGACGGGGGAAGAATTGAAAAAACAAATTCCTCATTTGCGTATTTACGTGGTGGAACCGTATGGCTCTCCTGTGCTTTCTGGAGGAAAGCCAGGACCGCATAAAATCCCGGGTACAGGTCCGGGTTTTATCCCGAAAATCTTAAACCGCGACATTTACGATGATATTTTTTTAATTAAAGATGAAGACGCGCAAATGATGGCGCGCCGGCTTGCTGCAGAAGAAGGTATTCTTGTCGGTGCTTCTGCTGCGGCCAGCGCCTATTATGCTGTCGAAGTGGCCAAACAGCTTCCAAAAGAGGCGCGTGTTCTTTGCATGGCGCCGGATTCGGGAGAGCGTTATTTGTCGTCCGATTTATTTGCAGAGTAA